The following are encoded together in the Prionailurus viverrinus isolate Anna chromosome B3, UM_Priviv_1.0, whole genome shotgun sequence genome:
- the PLA2G4D gene encoding cytosolic phospholipase A2 delta, with protein MERLTTRGPPGHPHQVEASACWRLTVKVLEARNLGWADLLSEADPYVTLQLPTAPGTKFKTKTITNSSHPVWNETFSFLIQSRVKNILELNVYDEDPVTEDDAYFKILYDVSEVLPGQLLQKTFSLRPQGQEELDVEFLMEKTSERPENLITNNVLVARELSCLDVHLVSIGSTATVTDQDELELVLKGSYEDTQTSALGTASFRFHYMAAQEAELSGHVKRLERNAWTSDKSAEHLTVPLRSLAMGKEVTINVPATNAPEVRLQLKTEGCPKELAMHLGFDLCAEEKAFLSRRKQVVAKALKQVLQLDRDLQEDEVPVVGIMATGGGARAMTSLYGHLLALQKLGLLDCVTYFSGISGSTWTMAHLYGDPEWSQGDLEGPIKCAREHLAKSKLEAFSPERLASYCRELELRAKQGHPKTFVDLWALVLESMLHGQVMDQKLSEQRAALERGQNPLPLYLSLNVKENHLETLDFKEWVEFSPYEVGFLKYGAFVPSDLFGSEFFMGRLMRKLPESRICFLEGIWSNVLSLNLLDAWYDLISSDDTWKQHVKDKIKNLEESPASVRTTSRLEASWLQPGTMLAKAFKGFLTGRPLHQHSLNFLRGLQLHQDYYSQRDFSTWADCELDSTPGQLTPQEPQLCLVDGGYFLNTSCPSMFRPGRRLDLILSFDYSLSSPFKTLQQTELYCRARGLPFPRVDPNPQDQHQPTECHLFSDPTHPDTPVLLHFPLVNASFKDHSAPGVLRSPTELPAGQVDLTGTASPYSLFNMTYKEEDFDRLLQLSDYNVRNSQDAILQALRMAVKHRALGARPPTAQN; from the exons ATGGAAAGACTGACAACTAGGGGACCACCTGGCCATCCTCACCAG GTGGAGGCCTCTGCTTGCTGGCGGCTTACTGTGAAGGTCCTGGAGGCCAGGAACCTGGGCTGGGCTGACCTGT TGAGTGAGGCAGACCCCTACGTGACCCTACAGCTGCCCACTGCACCTGGGACAAAGtttaaaaccaaaacaatcaCCAACTCCAGCCATCCTGTATGGAATGAGACCTTCAGTTTCCTGATCCAGAGTCGGGTCAAG AATATTCTGGAGCTAAACGTCTATGATGAGGACCCAGTCACGGAGGATGATGCCTACTTCAAGATTCTCTATGACGTCTCAGAAGTCCTCCCTGGCCAGCTGCTCCAGAAGACCTTCTCCCTGCGTCCCCAG GGACAGGAGGAGCTGGACGTGGAGTTCCTGATGGAAAAAAC GTCAGAACGCCCAGAAAACCTCATCACCAACAACGTCCTTGTG GCCCGAGAACTGTCATGCCTGGATGTCCATCTGGTCAGCATTGGGAGCACAGCCACGGTCACAG ATCAGGATGAGCTGGAGTTGGTGCTGAAGGGCTCATATGAAGACACACAGACCTCTGCACTAGGCACAGCATCCTTCCGCTTCCATTACATGGCAGCCCAAGAGGCAGAACTGAGTGGGCATGTGAAG AGGTTGGAAAGGAATGCCTGGACTTCAGACAAGTCAGCTGAACACCTCACTGTGCCTCTAAGGTCCTTGGCCATGGGAAAGGAGGTGACCATTAACGTTCCTGCTACGAAC GCCCCAGAAGTGAGGCTGCAGCTCAAGACTGAGGGCTG CCCTAAGGAGCTGGCTATGCACCTGGGCTTTGATCTGTGTGCAGAGGAGAAAGCTTTCCTGAGCAGGAGGAAGCAGGTGGTGGCCAAGGCTCTCAAGCAGGTCTTGCAGCTGGACAGAGACCTACAGGAGGATGAG GTCCCTGTTGTGGGTATAATGGCCACAGGAGGAGGTGCCCGGGCCATGACGTCTCTCTACGGCCACCTGTTGGCCCTACAGAAGCTGGGCCTCCTGGACTGTGTGACCTACTTCAGTGGCATCTCAGGCTCTACATG GACAATGGCCCACCTCTACGGGGACCCGGAGTGGTCACAGGGGGACCTCGAAGGGCCCATCAAATGTGCTAGAGAGCACCTGGCCAAGAGCAAACTGGAGGCCTTCTCCCCAGAGCGCCTAGCAAGCTACTGCCGGGAGCTGGAGCTGCGGGCTAAGCAGGGCCACCCCAAGACCTTTGTGGACCTGTGGGCTCTCGTGCTGGAGTCCATGCTGCATGGCCAG GTGATGGATCAGAAGCTGTCGGAACAGAGAGCTGCACTAGAGCGGGGCCAGAACCCTCTGCCCCTGTACTTGAGCCTCAATGTCAAAGAGAACCATCTGGAGACCCTGGACTTCAAGG AGTGGGTAGAGTTTTCACCCTATGAGGTGGGGTTCCTGAAGTATGGAGCCTTTGTCCCTTCTGATCTCTTTGGCTCTGAGTTCTTCATGGGGCGGCTGATGAGGAAGCTCCCTGAGTCCCGGATCTGTTTTCTGGAAG GTATCTGGAGCAACGTTTTGTCCCTGAACTTGCTGGATGCTTGGTATGACCTCATCAGCTCTGATGACACCTGGAAGCAGCATGTCAAGGACAAAATTAAGAACCTGG AGGAGTCTCCTGCCTCCGTGAGGACCACCTCACGGCTGGAGGCCTCCTGGCTGCAACCCGGAACAATGCTGGCCAAGGCATTTAAGGGCTTCCTGACAGGCAGGCCGCTCCACCAGCATAGCCTCAACTTCCTTCGGGGCCTCCAGCTGCACCAGGACTACTATAGCCAGAGAGACTTCTCCACCTGGGCAG ACTGTGAGCTAGACTCCACCCCTGGTCAGCTTACGCCTCAGGAGCCACAGCTCTGCCTGGTAGATGGCGGCTACTTCCTCAACACCAGCTGTCCCTCCATGTTCCGGCCAGGCCGCAGACTGGACCTCATACTCTCCTTCGACTACTCCCTATCCTCACCCTTTAAG ACACTGCAGCAGACTGAGCTGTACTGCCGGGCCCGGGGATTGCCATTCCCTCGAGTGGACCCCAACCCTCAGGACCAACACCAGCCAACAGAGTGCCACCTCTTCTCAGACCCCACTCACCCTGATACCCCTGTCCTGCTGCACTTCCCACTGGTCAATGCCTCCTTCAAGGACCACTCAGCCCCTG GTGTCCTACGCAGCCCCACAGAGCTCCCAGCTGGCCAGGTGGATCTCACTGGGACCGCCTCACCCTATTCCCTATTCAACATGACCTACAAGGAGGAAGATTTTGATCGCCTGCTGCAGCTTAGTGACTACAATGTACGGAACAGCCAGGATGCCATTCTGCAGGCCTTGAGGATGGCCGTGAAACACCGGGCCCTGGGGGCCAGGCCTCCAACAGCACAGAATTGA